One Aneurinibacillus migulanus genomic region harbors:
- a CDS encoding lantibiotic protection ABC transporter ATP-binding protein, translating to MQNYILQTKDLCKHFGKQLVVDHVSLAVGTGSVYGLLGPNGAGKTTTLKMIMGLLRPTGGEILFDEKPWNRKDLEKIGALIESPALYGNLTARENLKVHTKLLGLPDQRIEEVLETVDLKNTGNKRASQFSLGMKQRLGIAIALLNRPQLLILDEPTNGLDPLGIQELRELIRSFPSLGITVILSSHILSEVEQIADHIGIISDGKLSYQDKIDKGEDLEALFMKVVSENRRREGM from the coding sequence ATGCAAAATTACATTTTGCAGACAAAAGATTTATGCAAACATTTCGGTAAACAGTTGGTGGTAGATCATGTTTCACTGGCAGTCGGGACGGGTTCGGTCTACGGACTCCTCGGGCCAAACGGTGCGGGGAAGACGACGACGCTAAAAATGATCATGGGGCTCTTACGTCCTACAGGCGGTGAAATTCTATTTGACGAGAAGCCCTGGAACAGAAAGGATCTCGAAAAAATCGGGGCGCTTATTGAGTCCCCAGCTCTGTACGGCAACCTTACAGCAAGGGAGAACCTCAAGGTTCATACGAAGCTGCTGGGGCTGCCCGATCAAAGAATCGAGGAGGTGCTCGAAACCGTAGATCTTAAGAACACAGGAAATAAAAGAGCCTCTCAGTTTTCGCTTGGCATGAAGCAGCGGCTCGGCATCGCAATCGCGCTTCTGAACCGTCCGCAACTTCTCATCCTTGACGAACCTACGAACGGGCTTGATCCGCTCGGCATTCAGGAGCTGCGCGAATTGATCCGGTCTTTTCCTTCCCTGGGGATTACGGTCATACTGTCCAGCCATATTCTTTCGGAAGTGGAACAGATCGCGGATCATATCGGTATCATAAGCGACGGCAAACTCAGCTACCAGGATAAGATAGACAAAGGGGAAGACCTCGAAGCGCTATTTATGAAAGTAGTGAGCGAAAATCGGAGAAGGGAGGGAATGTGA
- a CDS encoding IS1182 family transposase, with protein MYTHYTTRQLVLPMDIEILIPDHHLCRIVDATVEKIDPRLFIPLHPGGGRPPYPPKMMLKMILYAYTNRIYSSRQIAKQLGENIYFMWLSENQKPDFRTINRFRSERMKDVIYETFFSLVDLLRQEGLVKLEDYFLDGTKIEANANKYTFVWRKSTEKYDQKLDEKFQQIVTSIEEVTREDEQAEKETDFQGKWEETPITSEKIEETIKKVEKRLEQHPKNRTLKKAKRQLEKDLLPRKQKYEEQKATFGERNSFSKTDPDATFMRMKDDPMKNGQLKPGYNVQMGTEGQFITGFSLHQRAGDPGCLIPHFEVLEQYNRPKPKALIGDSGYGSEENYVYCEKKEIEAYVKYSTFDKEQTKTWKNQVGRLENMTYDEEQDKWMCANNKRLTFRYEKKQKSDNGYESIKRVYLCADCHGCPFQASCAKGKETKRITVSMENQKQRKDVRERLATEEGERKYSQRKIDVEPVFGQIKHNRQFHRFSLRGLSKNTVEWGLICAAHNLIKWTLKLNQQSKEPQIRR; from the coding sequence ATGTACACTCATTATACCACTCGCCAGTTAGTTCTTCCAATGGATATTGAGATCCTAATCCCCGATCATCACCTGTGCCGAATTGTGGATGCAACGGTTGAAAAAATAGACCCTCGCTTGTTTATTCCTCTCCACCCAGGCGGAGGGCGTCCTCCTTATCCTCCAAAAATGATGCTAAAAATGATTCTGTATGCGTATACCAATCGCATATATTCCTCTCGGCAGATCGCCAAACAGCTGGGTGAAAATATTTACTTCATGTGGCTTTCCGAAAATCAAAAACCGGATTTTCGTACCATCAACCGTTTCCGTTCCGAACGCATGAAGGATGTGATTTATGAAACATTCTTCTCCCTCGTCGATCTGCTTCGTCAGGAAGGGCTGGTGAAGCTGGAAGATTACTTTTTGGACGGGACAAAAATCGAAGCCAATGCCAACAAATATACGTTTGTTTGGCGGAAGTCCACTGAAAAATATGATCAAAAGCTGGACGAGAAATTCCAGCAGATTGTTACATCCATTGAAGAAGTGACACGGGAAGATGAACAGGCAGAAAAGGAAACAGATTTTCAGGGAAAGTGGGAAGAAACACCGATTACATCCGAGAAAATCGAGGAAACGATAAAAAAGGTAGAAAAACGACTCGAACAGCATCCGAAAAATCGAACCCTAAAGAAAGCAAAGCGTCAACTGGAAAAAGATCTTCTACCCCGGAAACAAAAGTACGAAGAACAAAAGGCCACCTTCGGGGAACGCAACAGCTTTTCGAAGACGGATCCTGATGCGACGTTTATGCGGATGAAAGATGATCCTATGAAAAACGGCCAGTTGAAACCTGGTTACAATGTACAAATGGGAACAGAAGGTCAATTTATCACCGGATTCAGTCTTCACCAACGGGCGGGAGATCCTGGCTGCCTGATTCCTCATTTTGAAGTTCTTGAGCAATACAATCGCCCTAAACCAAAGGCGTTGATTGGCGATTCCGGATATGGGAGCGAGGAGAATTACGTCTATTGCGAAAAGAAAGAAATCGAGGCGTACGTCAAATACAGTACCTTCGATAAGGAACAAACGAAAACATGGAAGAATCAAGTGGGTCGTCTGGAGAACATGACGTACGACGAAGAACAGGATAAGTGGATGTGTGCGAACAATAAACGACTGACCTTTCGTTATGAAAAGAAACAGAAGTCGGACAATGGATATGAATCGATCAAGCGAGTGTACCTTTGTGCGGACTGTCATGGCTGTCCATTTCAAGCGTCTTGCGCAAAAGGAAAAGAAACCAAAAGGATCACTGTTTCGATGGAAAATCAAAAACAGCGCAAAGACGTACGGGAACGGCTGGCAACCGAAGAAGGAGAACGAAAATACAGCCAGCGAAAAATCGATGTGGAACCTGTGTTTGGTCAAATCAAACATAATCGCCAGTTCCATCGATTTTCATTAAGAGGCCTATCCAAAAATACGGTGGAATGGGGTCTTATTTGTGCTGCCCATAACCTCATAAAATGGACCCTAAAATTAAATCAACAATCAAAAGAACCACAAATACGGAGATAA
- a CDS encoding glutathione peroxidase, whose translation MSIYDFQATLINGKQIKLSDYRGKVLLIVNTASQCGFSRQFADLQKLYESRREQGFEILAFPCNQFNEKEPGINSEIQESCKINHGVTFPIFEKTDVRGPSSHPLFLYLIQQIPFQGFDIQTKDGQWMEDFLRGKYPEIYAGDGVKWNFSKFLIDRDGHVKERFESTTEPFDIDPAIESLL comes from the coding sequence ATGTCAATTTATGATTTTCAAGCAACCCTGATTAACGGAAAGCAGATTAAATTGTCAGACTACAGGGGAAAAGTTCTCCTAATTGTAAATACAGCCAGCCAATGTGGCTTTTCTCGTCAATTCGCCGACCTACAGAAGCTTTACGAAAGTCGACGGGAACAGGGATTTGAAATTCTCGCGTTCCCTTGCAACCAATTTAATGAGAAAGAGCCGGGTATCAACTCGGAAATACAGGAATCTTGCAAGATTAACCATGGAGTAACATTCCCTATATTTGAGAAAACGGATGTAAGAGGTCCATCTTCTCATCCTTTATTTCTATATCTGATACAACAAATACCGTTTCAAGGCTTCGATATTCAGACCAAGGATGGTCAATGGATGGAGGATTTTCTGCGGGGAAAATATCCAGAAATATATGCAGGCGATGGGGTTAAGTGGAATTTCTCCAAGTTTCTAATCGATCGTGATGGTCATGTAAAAGAAAGATTTGAATCAACAACGGAACCTTTTGACATAGATCCTGCAATCGAGTCATTGTTGTAA
- a CDS encoding helix-turn-helix transcriptional regulator has product MDNKIRELRELKGWSQGELAERCNVTRQTINAIENNKYDPTLQLAFRLAKVLNVKIDDLFFC; this is encoded by the coding sequence ATGGATAACAAAATACGTGAATTGCGTGAATTGAAAGGATGGTCTCAAGGAGAACTTGCAGAAAGATGCAATGTCACCCGACAAACCATAAATGCCATTGAAAATAATAAATACGATCCTACCTTACAGTTAGCCTTTCGATTGGCAAAAGTTCTAAATGTAAAGATTGATGATCTATTTTTTTGTTAA
- a CDS encoding peptidoglycan-binding protein, giving the protein MKSTSYIVLIKFHPSGTTSLTILRLNSRGAAVKSLQEKLKKLGFSVGAADGIFGRKTEEAIQAFCTVHGKRGRGSAVGFCNGKATLGKETLETTIIIGEAGYAQSREIAEVLGYNLEWKQATREVIFTKGER; this is encoded by the coding sequence TTGAAAAGTACAAGCTATATCGTTTTGATCAAGTTTCACCCAAGCGGTACAACCTCCCTCACTATCCTCCGACTAAATAGCCGGGGCGCTGCCGTAAAATCTTTGCAAGAGAAGTTGAAGAAACTTGGTTTTTCTGTAGGAGCTGCAGACGGTATTTTCGGTCGAAAGACAGAGGAAGCTATTCAGGCATTCTGTACGGTCCATGGGAAACGCGGCAGGGGTAGCGCGGTAGGATTTTGCAATGGAAAGGCTACACTGGGCAAAGAGACGCTAGAAACGACTATCATAATTGGTGAGGCAGGTTATGCTCAATCAAGGGAAATTGCGGAAGTACTTGGCTATAACTTAGAGTGGAAACAAGCAACAAGGGAAGTTATTTTTACAAAGGGAGAAAGATAG
- a CDS encoding helix-turn-helix transcriptional regulator codes for MKNKVRDKRVEQGWTQEQLSEIVGVSRQTIISLENGKYNASLILAHKLAQAFECYIEDLFIFEGDENI; via the coding sequence GTGAAAAATAAGGTACGTGATAAGAGAGTAGAACAAGGATGGACACAGGAGCAGCTATCAGAAATAGTAGGTGTGTCCAGACAAACAATCATCTCGTTAGAAAACGGAAAGTACAATGCCTCGCTTATTTTAGCTCATAAGTTAGCACAAGCATTTGAATGCTATATCGAGGATTTATTTATTTTTGAGGGGGATGAAAATATATGA
- a CDS encoding HAAS domain-containing protein, producing MKISRDSREFLENLRIYLFSSGKNEKEIEEIIGELEDHLYEAERDGKNVGDIIGKMPKEYMEQIANEMSVDIKGLLKYIPIIVIGAFSYILMGDAIRGELEYSLIDMIGYPFISLFTLLLTSVLFKYVASNKISKIKEWIMFGIVGSTPLALFMTLIFLDRYYDTPTIQFGVIGNIIAIVFSILVFVGVAIWSKTWVSIILPIILFLPEFVISKTNLQESTKVILIGIIVTVCFVIYTLTVIKLEKNNVKKLTEQ from the coding sequence ATGAAAATATCAAGGGATAGCCGCGAGTTTCTAGAAAATTTAAGGATTTATTTATTTTCAAGTGGTAAAAATGAAAAAGAGATTGAAGAAATAATTGGAGAATTAGAAGATCATTTATATGAGGCTGAAAGAGATGGGAAGAACGTAGGGGATATAATTGGAAAAATGCCCAAAGAGTACATGGAACAAATAGCAAATGAAATGTCTGTTGATATTAAGGGACTGTTAAAATATATACCGATTATTGTTATAGGTGCATTTTCTTATATTTTAATGGGAGATGCCATACGGGGAGAATTAGAATACTCATTAATTGATATGATTGGTTATCCGTTTATCTCGTTATTTACTTTGTTACTTACATCGGTTTTATTTAAATATGTGGCGAGCAACAAAATCTCAAAAATCAAAGAGTGGATAATGTTTGGGATTGTTGGCTCTACTCCACTGGCTTTATTTATGACATTAATCTTTCTAGATAGATATTATGACACACCAACTATTCAGTTTGGGGTTATTGGGAATATTATTGCAATTGTTTTTTCGATTCTAGTTTTTGTTGGAGTAGCGATTTGGAGCAAAACATGGGTATCTATTATTCTTCCAATAATTTTATTTTTACCGGAATTTGTTATAAGTAAAACGAACCTTCAGGAGAGTACGAAGGTAATTTTGATTGGCATTATCGTTACGGTATGTTTTGTTATTTACACTCTCACTGTTATAAAGTTGGAGAAAAATAATGTAAAAAAGTTAACTGAACAGTAA
- a CDS encoding PadR family transcriptional regulator, protein MSSSQILKGILEGCLLAIISKGETYGYEMMEKLNGYGFTMVSEGSIYPLLLRMRKEGLVTASQKELPSGGPKRKYYSLTVKGREELEEFKERWSDIANSVNQLLGEED, encoded by the coding sequence TTGTCTTCAAGTCAAATACTAAAAGGAATTTTAGAAGGCTGTCTCCTAGCGATTATTTCCAAGGGGGAGACCTATGGATATGAAATGATGGAAAAATTAAATGGCTATGGATTTACAATGGTAAGCGAAGGAAGTATTTATCCTTTATTACTTCGTATGAGAAAAGAGGGGCTTGTCACAGCTAGTCAAAAAGAACTTCCTTCGGGAGGTCCAAAGCGAAAATACTATTCTTTAACAGTTAAAGGAAGAGAAGAACTAGAAGAGTTTAAGGAGCGGTGGAGTGATATCGCAAATAGCGTAAATCAATTATTAGGAGAGGAAGATTAA
- a CDS encoding ABC transporter ATP-binding protein — MSNIIEVKDVLWRREQKIILKNISWTIRKGEHWALLGLNGSGKTTLLNMITGYIWPTEGQISVLGHRYGTVDLRKMRKRIGWVSSSFQERIHPNEKTQHLVISGLHASVGLFEKPTEENIQKAVYLMETLGCAHLFDRQYQTCSQGEKQKLLIARALMASPELLILDEACNGLDFLSRESLLQSIVNLVKQKDAPTLLYVTHHVEEILPEFTHSLLLQKGTVFASGITTEILTSERLSVLFETPVQVSWKNKRAWLSLSQ, encoded by the coding sequence ATGTCAAATATTATTGAGGTCAAAGATGTCCTGTGGAGACGCGAACAGAAAATCATATTGAAGAACATCAGTTGGACGATACGTAAGGGGGAACACTGGGCGCTCTTGGGGCTAAATGGCTCCGGAAAGACCACGTTATTAAATATGATAACCGGCTATATTTGGCCGACAGAGGGACAGATTTCCGTACTTGGTCATCGGTATGGAACGGTCGATTTGCGAAAAATGCGAAAACGAATTGGATGGGTAAGCTCATCTTTCCAAGAACGAATCCACCCTAATGAAAAAACACAACATCTGGTGATTAGTGGGTTACATGCCTCCGTTGGATTATTTGAGAAACCAACGGAAGAAAATATCCAAAAAGCCGTCTACCTCATGGAAACACTCGGTTGTGCACATCTTTTTGACCGCCAATATCAGACCTGTTCACAAGGCGAAAAACAAAAGCTTCTCATCGCCCGGGCGCTTATGGCCTCACCTGAGTTGCTTATTTTAGATGAAGCTTGTAACGGACTGGACTTTTTGTCCAGAGAATCCTTGCTTCAAAGCATCGTAAATCTGGTTAAACAAAAAGATGCTCCTACGCTTTTGTATGTGACGCACCATGTGGAAGAAATATTGCCCGAATTTACACACTCCTTATTACTTCAAAAAGGAACCGTATTTGCAAGTGGAATAACAACGGAAATTCTTACCAGTGAAAGGTTATCGGTTCTATTTGAAACCCCTGTTCAAGTATCTTGGAAAAATAAGCGGGCCTGGCTTTCGCTTTCTCAATAG
- a CDS encoding MFS transporter — MKSSTSQVTVYSILLSISLVHLLNDSIQSVIPAIFPILHESLKLSFTQIGWIAFTLNITASMFQPLIGLYTDAKPKPSLLPIGVVFSLLGMLVLAFSSNFWQVIISVILIGVGSSVLHPEASRVAYLAAGPRKGLAQSIFQTGGNIGQALAPVFTALIFVPLGQFGIIWFTIAALAAIIVQIYVARWYRYYISQQTPKKKTIILKANERSTSMITYSIGILIMLLFSKFVYMASMTGFYAFYLIDKHSVSTEHAQLFIFLLLVAGALGTFVGGPMADRFGRRNMIWFSILGTAPFSLLLPFANLFWSAVLCFFIGFILLSGFSVIIVYAQELLPGKIGTVSGLFFGLAFGLGGLGSVVLGTLADHTSISFIIQVCAYLPLIGLLAAFLPTDAVLRLQPATIEATTTQNT, encoded by the coding sequence ATGAAATCTTCTACATCGCAAGTTACCGTATACTCAATTTTATTGTCAATTAGCCTGGTTCATTTATTAAATGACTCGATTCAGTCCGTTATTCCCGCCATATTTCCAATCTTACATGAGTCTTTAAAGTTAAGCTTTACACAAATTGGTTGGATCGCCTTTACCTTAAATATAACAGCTTCAATGTTTCAACCACTGATTGGGCTATATACTGATGCTAAACCTAAACCATCTTTGCTGCCCATTGGAGTCGTTTTTTCTTTGCTAGGAATGCTTGTTTTAGCATTCTCCTCCAATTTTTGGCAAGTTATTATCTCGGTAATTCTTATTGGAGTTGGTTCTTCCGTGCTTCATCCTGAAGCTTCTCGAGTTGCTTATCTGGCAGCCGGGCCACGTAAAGGATTGGCTCAATCTATATTTCAGACTGGTGGGAATATTGGCCAGGCATTGGCTCCTGTGTTCACAGCATTGATTTTCGTCCCTCTTGGACAGTTTGGAATTATATGGTTTACTATTGCCGCACTTGCTGCTATTATTGTTCAAATTTATGTTGCTCGTTGGTATCGCTACTATATCAGCCAACAAACTCCAAAGAAAAAAACGATTATTTTGAAAGCAAATGAACGTTCTACATCCATGATTACTTACTCCATCGGGATTTTGATTATGTTATTGTTTTCAAAATTTGTATATATGGCAAGTATGACTGGATTTTATGCGTTTTACCTAATTGACAAACACAGCGTATCCACAGAACATGCACAACTTTTTATTTTTTTGCTACTGGTTGCTGGAGCATTAGGAACTTTCGTTGGGGGCCCGATGGCAGATCGGTTTGGACGACGTAATATGATCTGGTTTTCTATTTTAGGAACAGCACCCTTTTCCCTATTACTTCCTTTTGCCAATTTATTCTGGTCCGCTGTGCTTTGCTTTTTTATCGGATTCATTTTACTTTCAGGCTTTTCCGTTATTATAGTTTACGCGCAGGAGTTGTTACCGGGGAAAATTGGAACCGTCTCAGGGCTATTTTTCGGCCTGGCTTTCGGCCTTGGTGGCCTAGGATCGGTGGTACTCGGCACATTGGCCGACCATACTAGTATTTCATTTATTATCCAGGTATGTGCATATTTACCTCTTATCGGTTTGCTTGCTGCGTTTCTCCCGACAGATGCTGTATTACGGCTACAGCCTGCCACCATAGAAGCAACTACTACCCAAAATACATAG
- a CDS encoding FadR/GntR family transcriptional regulator — protein MNDKMSFKTLNHHKLVDDVVNQLQHKISTGDIKPGDKIPTEPELMELFGVGRSTIREAIRVLVHAGLLEKKQGFGTYLKTSPVIQEPLAHRLHRAELVEVYEARKMLELEISRLAALRRDEEDLKNMRNHLDARNFALQQNDRELYAKSDIEFHMSIAIASKNGVIIDLFRTFSHVLSDAMHKLNKEYSSHDPQSYYHEQLYEAIKQQDPDLALKWTLLNLEGTIAEL, from the coding sequence ATGAATGATAAAATGTCATTTAAAACCTTAAATCATCATAAACTAGTGGATGATGTAGTTAATCAGTTACAACATAAAATATCAACGGGTGATATTAAACCTGGAGATAAAATTCCAACAGAACCAGAACTGATGGAGCTATTTGGAGTAGGAAGGTCTACAATCCGAGAAGCAATCCGGGTTCTGGTTCACGCTGGACTACTTGAGAAAAAACAAGGGTTCGGTACGTATCTAAAAACCAGCCCTGTCATCCAAGAGCCTCTTGCACATCGATTGCATCGCGCAGAGCTTGTGGAGGTATACGAGGCAAGAAAGATGCTGGAGTTGGAAATATCCCGGTTAGCTGCTCTTCGTCGCGATGAAGAAGATCTGAAAAACATGCGCAATCATTTGGATGCACGCAACTTTGCGTTGCAACAAAATGATCGAGAACTCTATGCAAAGTCAGATATAGAGTTTCATATGTCTATAGCGATTGCTAGTAAAAATGGTGTTATTATTGATTTATTCCGCACTTTTTCTCACGTATTATCTGATGCTATGCACAAATTAAATAAAGAATATAGTTCGCATGATCCGCAATCCTACTATCACGAGCAGTTATACGAGGCTATTAAGCAGCAGGATCCGGATCTTGCTTTAAAATGGACGCTTCTTAATCTGGAAGGAACAATTGCCGAGTTATAA
- a CDS encoding DDE-type integrase/transposase/recombinase yields the protein MGYFRGKQFKKDIILVAVGYYCRFSLSYREVSEILKERGVSVHPTTIMRWVHEYGNLIYQIWKKKNKNVQLSWKLDETYIKVRGKWCYLYR from the coding sequence ATGGGATATTTTAGAGGAAAACAATTTAAAAAGGATATTATTTTGGTAGCCGTCGGCTACTATTGTCGTTTTTCTTTAAGCTATCGTGAAGTATCTGAAATCTTAAAAGAGCGTGGTGTTTCGGTTCATCCAACAACCATCATGCGCTGGGTTCATGAATATGGAAATCTTATCTATCAAATTTGGAAGAAGAAAAATAAAAACGTTCAATTATCTTGGAAACTAGATGAAACCTATATAAAAGTCAGAGGGAAATGGTGTTATTTATATCGT
- a CDS encoding DUF6323 family protein has product MNLSDILNSIQLSPKSKTVMELLSLNEKTKERGLVLTPNDVKTLVVSRNKLLRDHARVELGIGVLKELIEVFSTSPYMDRDHYVDTLNELQEIFYGSVAKFLNR; this is encoded by the coding sequence ATGAATTTATCCGATATTTTGAATTCCATCCAATTATCACCCAAGTCCAAGACAGTGATGGAACTACTCAGTTTAAATGAAAAAACTAAAGAGCGAGGCTTGGTTCTAACGCCAAATGATGTAAAAACGTTGGTGGTGTCCAGAAATAAATTGCTACGTGATCATGCGAGAGTTGAACTGGGCATTGGAGTGTTAAAGGAGTTAATTGAGGTGTTTTCTACTTCACCCTATATGGATCGAGATCATTATGTTGATACGCTAAATGAGCTTCAGGAGATTTTTTATGGTTCTGTTGCAAAGTTTCTTAACAGATAA
- a CDS encoding YkgJ family cysteine cluster protein produces MESLPCKGCKGMCCGPVPIIEDELKKIKKKIRAMPKKTRLDLKNQRRYFGTCIFYDKINDRCGIHSVRPSICRAFGYYNNLLCFRNPKLASRRNYTTSSHPAGILSVDFTWNDFT; encoded by the coding sequence ATGGAAAGCTTACCTTGTAAAGGTTGCAAAGGAATGTGCTGCGGTCCTGTTCCTATTATAGAAGATGAGTTGAAGAAAATAAAAAAGAAGATAAGAGCTATGCCTAAAAAAACACGCCTGGATTTAAAAAACCAACGACGTTATTTTGGGACTTGTATTTTCTATGACAAAATAAACGATCGGTGCGGTATTCATTCAGTACGTCCATCAATTTGCCGAGCATTTGGTTATTATAATAATCTCCTTTGTTTTCGCAATCCGAAATTAGCTTCTAGAAGAAACTATACGACCAGCTCACATCCTGCCGGTATCTTAAGTGTTGATTTTACATGGAACGACTTTACTTAG
- a CDS encoding class I SAM-dependent methyltransferase, whose protein sequence is MKKGESSLTSLISAFGRSCHSQFDTPKIFNDYIAKDLISQKEFNNIKENMVQGIHFFNKDIVQKFKGDTEEILKWITQIQLSPTPLARAAYCEKVLLNEVMLELKQYVILGAGLDTFSFRHPELENTLEIFEIDYPTTQEFKKKRLDEANFKVPSNLHFVSMDFTKKFSYQNLRDEGFGNKKTFFSLLGVSYYLTKEEISSLIDNLFAKVPSGSSIVFDYADEKLFEEKGIFNRVENMVKMASASGEPMKSCFSYYEIERMLEKSGLLIYEHLSPDKINELYFDNRKDYLSAFETIHYIHAIKK, encoded by the coding sequence ATGAAGAAAGGTGAGTCAAGTTTAACCTCGTTAATATCAGCTTTTGGAAGATCCTGTCATAGTCAATTTGATACCCCTAAAATCTTTAATGATTATATAGCTAAAGATTTAATTTCACAAAAAGAATTTAATAACATCAAAGAGAATATGGTTCAAGGCATACATTTCTTCAACAAAGATATCGTGCAAAAGTTTAAGGGGGATACAGAAGAAATATTAAAATGGATTACACAGATTCAACTTTCTCCAACACCCTTGGCACGTGCTGCGTATTGTGAAAAAGTATTACTTAATGAAGTGATGTTAGAGTTAAAACAATATGTCATACTTGGTGCCGGGTTAGATACTTTTAGTTTTCGACATCCAGAATTGGAAAACACCTTAGAGATATTTGAAATTGATTATCCTACTACACAGGAATTTAAGAAGAAAAGATTGGATGAAGCTAATTTTAAAGTTCCGAGTAATCTTCATTTTGTTTCTATGGACTTCACCAAAAAGTTTTCCTACCAAAATTTAAGAGATGAAGGATTTGGTAATAAAAAAACTTTCTTTAGCCTTTTAGGTGTTTCTTATTATTTAACGAAAGAAGAAATTTCAAGTTTAATAGATAATTTATTCGCCAAAGTCCCATCAGGAAGTTCCATAGTTTTTGATTATGCAGACGAAAAACTCTTTGAAGAAAAAGGAATCTTTAATAGAGTTGAAAATATGGTAAAAATGGCTTCAGCAAGTGGCGAACCAATGAAGTCATGTTTTTCTTATTATGAAATTGAGAGAATGTTAGAAAAATCCGGTTTGCTCATTTATGAACATTTATCACCTGATAAAATTAATGAACTATATTTTGACAATCGAAAAGACTACCTATCAGCCTTTGAAACCATTCACTACATTCATGCTATAAAAAAATAA
- a CDS encoding ABC transporter ATP-binding protein translates to MLSVDRVEKSYNKGGLFSRERQTVLKNISFEWGQGECLGIIGESGSGKSTLGRLLLGIEKPDQGTILFRGKRIEDRRVRLGNISAVFQDYTSSINPFYTVEEAILEPLTLQRKVQQDIKGKIDDLLYQVGLNSSYRKKYPHELSGGEIQRVCIARAVSTEPKCVLLDEAISSLDSSVQIQVLELLINLREFYNMGYIFITHDIQAAAYICDRMMIIRNGQIEEMVKIEQLKDVQSAYARKLLQMIIA, encoded by the coding sequence TTGCTGAGCGTTGATCGCGTTGAGAAATCCTATAACAAAGGCGGATTGTTCTCTAGGGAAAGACAGACTGTGTTAAAAAATATTAGTTTCGAATGGGGGCAAGGGGAATGTCTCGGCATTATCGGGGAAAGCGGCAGTGGAAAATCCACATTAGGGCGGTTGCTGTTAGGAATTGAAAAGCCTGATCAAGGAACCATTTTGTTTAGAGGGAAGCGTATAGAGGATCGAAGAGTGAGATTAGGAAACATCAGCGCCGTATTTCAAGATTACACGTCTTCCATTAATCCGTTTTACACGGTTGAAGAAGCCATTCTGGAACCTCTAACCCTGCAAAGAAAGGTTCAACAAGATATTAAAGGCAAGATCGATGATCTATTATATCAAGTCGGATTGAATTCCTCTTATCGCAAGAAATATCCTCATGAGTTATCAGGGGGAGAGATTCAGCGGGTGTGCATTGCGAGAGCCGTTTCAACTGAACCGAAATGTGTTTTATTAGATGAAGCAATCAGCTCTTTGGATAGCTCTGTTCAAATCCAAGTGCTTGAACTGCTAATAAACCTGAGGGAATTTTACAACATGGGATATATCTTCATAACCCATGATATACAGGCTGCTGCCTATATTTGCGACAGAATGATGATCATTAGAAATGGCCAAATTGAAGAAATGGTCAAGATCGAACAATTAAAAGACGTTCAGTCAGCATATGCAAGAAAATTATTGCAAATGATCATTGCGTAA